One window from the genome of Prinia subflava isolate CZ2003 ecotype Zambia chromosome 2, Cam_Psub_1.2, whole genome shotgun sequence encodes:
- the LOC134546765 gene encoding calcium homeostasis modulator protein 5-like — MDAFQTMLKFFMNRKTAIGYSFMALLTMGGERVFSLVAFRCPCSNENFRYGLVFLFSPALVLLVLGYFLNSKTWKLFTGCWVNPRKIFPRGNVCHFFYIFGQITLNALVAPVMWLSVALLNGTFYECAMSGLEKPAYLHAVCHSKSEKCFEELHKVACDKSSLPFSESDELKRTLQAQSRMLGWCLIVITALLSLLTTCCASCQSKVSHLQLMFWRVYEGTEKEQLEQIFQLYATKLSERNLKYFFESKEPEPISLPAFQAWEDVSYTYSSSSQVHFPHSLVSK; from the exons ATGGATGCTTTCCAGACAATGCTGAAGTTCTTTATGAACCGGAAAACCGCGATAGGTTACAGTTTCATGGCGCTGCTGACTATGGGAGGTGAACGTGTCTTTTCTCTTGTTGCTTTCAGATGCCCGTGCAGCAATGAAAACTTCAGGTACGGCTTGGTATTTCTCTTCTCGCCGGCTCTCGTTTTGCTAGTTCTTGGATACTTCTTGAACAGCAAGACCTGGAAACTCTTTACAGGCTGCTGGGTGAATCCCAGGAAAATATTCCCCAGAGGGAACGTCTGCCATTTCTTTTACATCTTTGGACAAATCACTTTAAATGCTCTGGTAGCCCCAGTGATGTGGCTTTCCGTGGCTTTGCTCAACGGGACCTTTTACGAATGTGCCATGAGCGGCTTGGAAAAGCCTGCCTACTTACACGCGGTTTGCCACAGCAAATCCGAGAAGTGCTTTGAAGAGCTGCACAAGGTAGCCTGTGACAAGAGCTCCCTGCCCTTTTCAGAGAGTGATGAACTGAAAAGAACACTTCAAGCACAGTCCCGG ATGTTAGGCTGGTGTTTGATAGTTATCAcagctctcctctccctgctcaccacttgctgtgccagctgccagTCAAAAGTCAGCCACCTCCAGCTGATGTTCTGGCGAGTGTACGAGGGGACCGAGAAGGAGCAACTGGAGCAGATTTTCCAGCTGTATGCCACCAAGCTGAGTGAGAGAAACCTAAAGTACTTTTTTGAAAGCAAGGAACCTGAACCCATTTCCCTGCCAGCTTTCCAGGCATGGGAAGATGTTTCCTATACTTACTCTTCCAGCAGCCAAGTTCATTTTCCACATTCATTAGTTAGTAAATAA